The window CATTATTACAAAAAAGAGTGCGGCAGATGATTGAACTGTCGTAAAAACAGTTTTTGAAGATTTGTTCCTCGCCGCCACTGCTGCCCATACCATACATACCGGCCATGTGAAGAACAGGCCTATGCCAAAAGTGAAGAGAGCAGCTAAGACGGATAAGAGGAACATGATCAATGCGCCTGTTATGGTGGAGTAGAGCATTCCCAGTGGACCGAAGAAAAAGCTGAGCAATAAGGCGGTTGTCATGCTTTTTTGAGACTGGATGGTTACAATAGTGCTTTGACTAGCGTTTCCTGAGGGGTTGTTGGTGTTCATGTCGTTTGGTTTTTTATTTGTTTCTGAACCAAACGTAGAAAAGTGACTGACCCTTGAATAGGATCAATGCGCCAGCGGCCTTCCGCAATGAGTTAACGGCAGGAAGTAATGAGTTGATGAAATATCAGCGCCTATTCAAAGGTGACCCCATGGGTGCGCAGAAAGTGCAAAAAATCGGCTTTACGGCGCTTGGAGACATCGACATGGTGTCCTTCGGCAAGAATAAGCCTCCCCGCCTCCCCCTCATTCCTGAATTCACGTATAAAGCGGAAACTTACAAGATAACTATCGTGTGCCCTGAAAAAATAAGGAAAACCGGAAAGCAGGGCTTCGGTAGCCTTGAGCGTTTTTGAAATCACTTTCTTATTTTTCCCTGTCAGATATATTTCCGTATAATTATTGGAAGCTTTGCAATAAATAATATCCTCCGCACTTACGGCTTCCTTCCCCCCTAATTTCGGCAGGAAGATGATGGAAGAGGACGGATTTTGTGGTGAAGGAATCTCCGTTTTCTCCGGTTTATCCTTCAGCAGACCTGCCTTTTCCCGTATTTTTTTCTCAACACCCCTGAATTCGTCGAGATCGATTGGCTTAAGAAGATAGCCCACTATGTCAAAACGGTTGATGGCTTTGATGGCATATTGTTCGTGAGCCGTAGTCAACACAATGAGAAAAGGATGTTTATCTATTACGGCCCCCAACATATCCAGACCACTGCGGATGGGCATTTCAATATCGGCGAA of the Bacteroidota bacterium genome contains:
- a CDS encoding response regulator transcription factor — its product is MQPDTKVFRTVIVDDEPSGRESLKKYLLDFSVGYDVLGVASSAEEGEKMILNLKPDLVFADIEMPIRSGLDMLGAVIDKHPFLIVLTTAHEQYAIKAINRFDIVGYLLKPIDLDEFRGVEKKIREKAGLLKDKPEKTEIPSPQNPSSSIIFLPKLGGKEAVSAEDIIYCKASNNYTEIYLTGKNKKVISKTLKATEALLSGFPYFFRAHDSYLVSFRFIREFRNEGEAGRLILAEGHHVDVSKRRKADFLHFLRTHGVTFE